One segment of Gammaproteobacteria bacterium DNA contains the following:
- a CDS encoding TIGR04211 family SH3 domain-containing protein codes for MKQAWFAILFLFAVAGVAEAKSVYVSDVLYITLRTGKGDSFRILKTLKSGTKMELMEKDDQYAQVRLEDGTEGWVQERFITDDPTSNIILESTNNRLSRLQNDYNQLKEKYDSTRSELSQTEKERSSLESRASKLEKQNTEIQDAAARPIQLDRENKELRTKNAEMAKEIADLKIENESLKGASDRDWFMTGAGVIILGVLIGLIVPRLRLRKQSSWA; via the coding sequence ATGAAACAGGCTTGGTTTGCTATTTTATTTTTGTTTGCCGTTGCTGGGGTTGCAGAGGCAAAGTCGGTTTATGTATCTGATGTGCTATACATTACTTTGCGTACAGGTAAAGGTGATAGCTTTCGTATTCTCAAGACGCTCAAAAGCGGTACCAAAATGGAGCTTATGGAGAAGGACGATCAATATGCGCAGGTTCGCCTTGAGGACGGTACCGAAGGCTGGGTGCAGGAGCGTTTTATCACCGATGATCCAACCTCTAATATTATATTGGAATCGACAAATAATCGTTTGTCCCGTCTGCAAAATGACTATAACCAGTTAAAAGAGAAATATGATTCCACTCGAAGTGAGTTGAGCCAAACAGAAAAAGAACGGAGTTCTTTGGAATCCCGCGCCTCCAAACTGGAAAAACAAAACACCGAAATACAAGATGCTGCTGCACGGCCTATTCAGCTCGATCGTGAAAACAAAGAGCTGCGGACAAAGAATGCTGAGATGGCGAAAGAGATCGCAGATCTCAAGATCGAAAACGAATCATTAAAAGGCGCTTCTGATCGCGATTGGTTCATGACAGGCGCTGGCGTTATTATTCTCGGCGTGCTAATTGGCCTGATTGTCCCAAGGTTGCGCCTGCGTAAACAGTCCTCCTGGGCATGA